The Seleniivibrio woodruffii genome contains a region encoding:
- a CDS encoding SRPBCC family protein, producing the protein MKAHRLTRTQLLPISIIEAWNFFSSPMNLADITPEWLGFKVMSEPPAKMYEGLIIQYNVTPMMGLPLWWVTEITHVREPFFFVDEQRKGPYAMWHHEHHFEDTADGVLMTDMVHYILPLSTITQPVLGGYVAKKLDEIFDHRYRTLETRFKTL; encoded by the coding sequence TTGAAGGCTCACCGCTTAACAAGGACACAACTGCTCCCCATATCCATTATTGAGGCATGGAATTTCTTCTCATCCCCTATGAATCTGGCGGATATCACTCCCGAATGGCTGGGGTTTAAAGTTATGTCAGAACCGCCCGCAAAGATGTATGAAGGGCTTATAATTCAGTACAACGTGACGCCCATGATGGGGCTTCCGCTGTGGTGGGTCACCGAGATAACCCATGTCAGGGAGCCTTTTTTCTTTGTGGATGAACAGCGCAAAGGTCCTTATGCCATGTGGCACCACGAACACCACTTCGAAGATACCGCAGACGGAGTTCTCATGACGGATATGGTGCATTACATCCTGCCCCTCTCAACCATCACTCAGCCTGTTCTGGGCGGCTATGTGGCAAAAAAGCTGGACGAAATATTCGACCACCGATACAGGACTCTGGAAACCAGATTCAAGACTTTATAA
- a CDS encoding GGDEF domain-containing protein: MLKTLELPSIWQKRLLHLEHAFQPIINPLSGRLFAVEALLRGWDKAGFESIFDLFDTAFSDGVLLPLDIELRRRAVEKFTRIHHHKKIKLFYNFDVRITDMEDYKPGVSGRLMQDIGLDPGVFCFEISERHKINDKHMNCLLNSAKTSGCRIAIDDFGSGFANFELFYFSEPDYIKLDRFLISDIHKDVRKRKFCSHIINLAHFFGISIIAEGIETEREFLSCRDMGVDLIQGYYVARPSLNTDDMLQLYSHIEALFAGNRRLNTQDAHLVSNEMVYIDPIDIGGSVEELLHKISLKPDLNFVPVVDANLIPVGIISETDLKQYLYKPYGKELLFNKSHTPSIKKFMKKCPIIEITIPLEQMLEIYVANPESEGIIITKDLKYHGFMTAQSLLNTLNEKNLAFARDMNPLTKLPGNSLINNYLNKAYRDEDSSYVFIYFDFDNFKPFNDRFGFRQGDRAIMLFTEIMRERITESGSFIGHIGGDDFFCGVSFRADDPESGVNVMAVINTVIHDFTDAAASFYDPEEVSAKSYAGKDRDGNERLFPLLSVSAAIIRLPEGKRDYTSDDLSNTLAVLKKEAKKSTTKTAFIDLGSENKVDTRINMLLKHAINTI, from the coding sequence ATGTTAAAGACACTGGAACTGCCCTCCATCTGGCAGAAAAGACTTTTACATCTCGAACATGCATTTCAGCCCATAATCAATCCCCTCAGCGGCAGACTGTTCGCCGTGGAGGCACTTCTGCGGGGATGGGACAAGGCCGGGTTTGAAAGCATCTTCGACCTGTTCGACACGGCGTTTTCCGACGGCGTGCTCCTTCCTCTTGACATAGAGCTGAGGCGCAGGGCAGTTGAGAAATTCACCCGCATCCACCACCACAAAAAGATCAAGCTTTTCTACAACTTCGACGTGCGCATCACCGACATGGAGGACTACAAACCCGGAGTTTCCGGCCGCCTTATGCAGGATATCGGGCTTGATCCCGGAGTCTTCTGTTTCGAGATAAGCGAAAGGCACAAGATAAACGACAAACACATGAACTGCCTGCTGAACAGCGCAAAGACATCCGGCTGCCGCATAGCCATTGACGATTTCGGTTCCGGATTCGCAAACTTCGAGCTGTTCTATTTCAGCGAACCGGACTACATAAAGCTGGACAGGTTCCTCATCTCCGACATCCACAAGGACGTGCGCAAGCGCAAGTTCTGCTCACATATAATAAATCTTGCACATTTCTTCGGAATCAGCATCATAGCCGAAGGCATAGAGACCGAACGGGAGTTCCTCTCATGCCGGGATATGGGGGTTGACCTCATTCAGGGTTACTACGTCGCCCGCCCGTCACTGAACACCGACGACATGCTCCAGCTGTACAGCCACATTGAGGCACTTTTCGCCGGAAACAGACGACTGAACACACAGGATGCCCATCTGGTGAGCAACGAGATGGTATACATCGACCCCATAGACATAGGCGGTTCCGTTGAGGAGCTTCTGCACAAGATAAGCCTTAAGCCCGACCTGAACTTTGTCCCCGTGGTCGACGCAAACCTGATACCCGTGGGAATAATCAGCGAAACAGATCTGAAACAGTACCTCTATAAGCCATACGGAAAAGAACTGCTCTTCAACAAGAGCCACACGCCGTCCATCAAAAAATTCATGAAAAAATGCCCCATCATAGAGATAACCATCCCCCTTGAGCAGATGCTGGAGATATACGTTGCCAACCCCGAATCCGAAGGCATCATCATCACAAAAGACCTGAAATATCACGGTTTCATGACCGCCCAGTCACTGCTTAACACCCTGAACGAAAAGAACCTCGCCTTTGCCAGAGACATGAATCCGCTGACCAAACTGCCCGGCAACAGCCTTATCAACAACTATCTGAACAAGGCATACAGGGACGAGGACAGTTCATATGTCTTCATATACTTCGATTTCGACAACTTCAAACCCTTCAACGACCGTTTCGGCTTCCGTCAGGGCGACAGAGCCATAATGCTGTTCACCGAAATAATGCGGGAGCGCATAACCGAATCGGGTTCGTTCATCGGACACATCGGCGGGGATGATTTCTTCTGCGGAGTCTCCTTCAGAGCGGATGATCCGGAGAGCGGAGTAAACGTCATGGCTGTCATAAACACCGTCATACACGACTTCACCGATGCCGCCGCCAGCTTCTATGACCCAGAAGAGGTGTCGGCAAAAAGCTATGCCGGAAAGGACAGGGACGGAAACGAGCGCCTGTTCCCTCTGCTGTCTGTCAGCGCAGCCATAATAAGGCTTCCCGAAGGCAAAAGGGACTACACCTCCGACGACCTCAGCAACACCCTTGCGGTATTGAAAAAAGAGGCGAAAAAGTCAACGACTAAAACAGCTTTCATAGATCTCGGTTCGGAAAACAAGGTGGACACACGGATAAATATGCTTCTGAAGCACGCCATTAACACAATTTGA